From the Silurus meridionalis isolate SWU-2019-XX chromosome 5, ASM1480568v1, whole genome shotgun sequence genome, one window contains:
- the cysltr1 gene encoding cysteinyl leukotriene receptor 1, with protein sequence MANNTTEICPSIDDFRNQVYSTAYSIITVFGLVGNGFALIVLIRTYRQSSAFHVYMLNLAVADLLCVCTLPFRVLYYVQKGHWILGDFLCRISSYALYVNLYCSIYFMMAMSFTRFLAIVFPVQNLRMGTERRARVVCAGIWVFICSTSSPFLISGEHTDSTTNKTKCFEPPENSASIKKLEVLNYFSLVVGFLVPFLVILVCYVGIVRALLGNSNTMKKQQSTRTKAIRMIIVVMLAFLVSFMPYHVQRTVHLHFKKQGASCDEINFMQKSVVITLCLAAANSCFDPMLYFFSGENFRNRLSTFRKASVGSLNMNRKRKLPLSSRPLQQSELEKFSNQS encoded by the coding sequence ATGGCAAACAACACCACCGAGATATGCCCCTCAATTGATGACTTCCGCAACCAGGTCTATTCAACCGCCTACTCCATCATCACAGTTTTCGGCTTGGTGGGTAATGGCTTTGCACTGATAGTACTCATCAGGACCTACCGCCAGTCGTCTGCCTTCCATGTGTACATGCTAAACCTGGCAGTAGCagacctgctgtgtgtgtgcaccctGCCTTTCCGCGTGCTCTACTATGTGCAAAAGGGCCACTGGATACTGGGGGACTTCCTCTGCCGCATTAGCTCGTACGCACTTTATGTAAACCTCTACTGCAGCATTTACTTCATGATGGCCATGAGCTTTACCCGTTTCCTGGCCATCGTCTTTCCTGTGCAGAATCTACGCATGGGCACCGAGCGCCGTGCGCGAGTTGTCTGCGCCGGCATTTGGGTGTTCATCTGTTCCACCAGTTCACCGTTCCTGATCTCCGGCGAACACACTGACTCGAcgacaaacaaaaccaaatgcTTTGAGCCACCAGAGAATTCAGCCAGCATAAAGAAACTGGAGGTGCTCAATTACTTTTCATTAGTTGTGGGTTTCCTTGTACCCTTCCTAGTAATCCTGGTTTGCTATGTTGGCATTGTGCGGGCACTGTTGGGCAACTCAAACACAATGAAGAAGCAGCAAAGCACACGTACCAAGGCTATCCGTATGATTATAGTTGTCATGCTGGCCTTCTTGGTCAGCTTCATGCCCTACCATGTGCAGCGCACGGTGCACCTCCACTTTAAAAAACAAGGGGCCTCCTGTGATGAGATCAACTTCATGCAGAAGTCGGTGGTGATAACGCTGTGCCTGGCTGCTGCCAACTCGTGCTTCGACCCCATGCTTTACTTTTTCTCAGGCGAGAACTTCCGTAACAGGCTCTCCACTTTCCGCAAGGCTTCCGTGGGTTCGCTGAACATGAATCGCAAACGCAAATTGCCACTGTCTTCCCGTCCGTTACAGCAGAGCGAGCTGGAGAAATTCAGTAACCAAAGCTAA